One genomic region from Epinephelus moara isolate mb chromosome 8, YSFRI_EMoa_1.0, whole genome shotgun sequence encodes:
- the tmc2b gene encoding transmembrane channel-like protein 2-B — MPPKRKNDTVIKVEDVGMDVDAVSDSGSEDEARKRSKNRRAKPKRAAKRVSDDEEDEEDEAPRNRGRKKKPKPRDSDEDDEEDNRSVKRKSSKASRKKAKEESDEESEEERDKKKKRGSAASKKEKEEQNKEKKGSDEESLSEGEIAALKEQVEEKKKLIATLRNKPWRMKRRLVLLKESQEFVEKFEGALGKGKGKKLYAYKVMMTKKLIKFKRDFENFKTACIPWERKIKEVESHFGSSVASYFIFLRWMYGLNLVLFGFMFGLVVLPEVLMGLPYGSIPRKTVPREEQDTAMDFSVLNDFGGYCKYSILFYGYYNNERTIGLLQFRLPLSYLLVGVGIFGYSLMVVIRTMARNSNEGGDGAEEGEFTFSWKMFTSWDYLIGNPETADNKYASITTSFKESIVDEQENQKDENIHLRRFLRVLANFLILCSLGGSGYLIYFVVKRSQEFANRKQDDLSWFEKNEVEFVMSLLGLVCPPLFETIAELEDYHPRVALKWQLGRIFALFLGNLYTFLFALFDEVTAKLESEKAIKNATIWALDQYYANYSSFFNTTDVPPPDVPPADVIRGPCWETGVGIEFVKLIVSDMQVNYLTILIGDFVRAVLVRFLNYCWCWDLEAGFPSYGEFDISGNVLGLIFNQGMIWMGAFYAPGLVGLNVLRLLCSMYYQCWAVMCCNVPHERVFKASRSNNFYMGLLLLVLFLSLLPVVYTIMTLSPSFDCGPFSGQEKMYDVVMETIEQDLPAFIGNIFTYATNPGLIMPAVLLMVLAIYYLNAVSKGYQQANIDLKRKMQMARDEEKNRRNNKDSTNQVMKDLEDLLPNKSLIPPPTEEELPPPVEKGSKSPKIKPGAAGKGVNLQKDVSLAAPNPRAPVNRAPGPRTGPPGNTRGPQPGPGRGRGRGGPRRQ; from the exons ATGCCTCCAAAAAGGAAAAACGACACTGTAATTAAGGTTGAAGATG ttgGGATGGACGTTGATGCCGTGTCAGACAGTGGAAGTGAAG ATGAGGCCAGGAAGAGATCTAAAAACAGAAGAGCCAAACCAAAACGTGCAGCCAAACGGGTtagtgatgatgaggaggatgaagaggatgagGCACCAAGGAATAGAGGACGAAAGAAAAAGCCCAAGCCTCGGGACAGTGATGAAGACGATGAGGAGGACAACCGGAGTGTGAAAAGAAAAAGCTCAAAAGCCTCTAGGAAGAAAGCTAAGGAGGAGAGCGATGAGGAGAGCGAGGAAGAGcgagataaaaagaaaaagcgaGGGTCAGCTGCgtccaaaaaggaaaaagaggagcagaACAAAGAGAAGAAAGG ttcTGATGAAGAGTCGCTGTCGGAGGGTGAGATCGCAGCCCTAAAGGAACAGgttgaggagaagaagaaactgaTCGCTACATTAAGGAACAAACCCTGGCGCATGAAGAGGAGACTCGTGCTActcaa GGAGTCCCAGGAGTTTGTTGAAAAATTTGAAGGAGCTCTTGGGAAAGGAAAAGGCAAAAAGCTGTATGCATACAAAGTCATGATGACCAAG aaaCTGATCAAGTTTAAACGTGACTTTGAGAATTTCAAAACAGCCTGCATACCCTGGGAGAGGAAGATAAAGGAAGTTGAAA GTCACTTTGGATCATCCGTGGCATCGTACTTTATTTTTCTGAGGTGGATGTACGGTCTGAACCTGGTGCTGTTTGGGTTCATGTTTGGCCTGGTGGTGCTACCTGAG GTTCTCATGGGTCTGCCCTACGGCTCCATTCCCAGGAAAACTGTGCCTCGAGAGGAGCAGGACACAGCCATGGACTTCTCTGTGCTCAATGACTTTGGA GGATACTGTAAGTACTCCATTTTGTTCTACGGGTACTACAACAACGAGCGAACGATCGGGTTGCTGCAGTTCAGACTCCCTCTGTCATACCTGCTGGTGGGCGTTGGAATCTTTGGATACAGCCTGATGGTTGTCATAAGAAC GATGGCTCGTAACTCAAATGAAGGAGGTGATGGGGCAGAGGAGGGAGAGTTCACATTCAGCTGGAAGATGTTTACCAGCTGGGACTACCTGATAGGAAACCCTGAGACTGCAGACAATAAGTACGCGTCTATTACCACCAGTTTCAAG GAATCCATCGTGGATGAACAGGAGAACCAGAAAGATGAGAACATCCACCTCCGACGGTTCCTCAGGGTTCTGGCAAACTTTCTGATCTTGTGCAGCCTTGGAGGCAGTGGATACCTCATCTACTTCGTGGTGAAACGTTCTCAAGAGTTTGCTAATAGGAAGCAAGACGATCTGTCGTGGTTTGAGAAGAACGAG GTGGAGTTTGTGATGTCTCTACTGGGGCTGGTGTGTCCTCCTCTATTTGAAACCATCGCAGAACTGGAAGATTATCACCCTCGTGTTGCCCTCAAGTGGCAGCTGGGACGAATCTTTGCCCTCTTCCTGGGAAACCTTTACACCTTCCTCTTTGCCCTATTTGATGAAGTTACTGCCAAG TTGGAGAGCGAGAAGGCCATTAAGAATGCCACAATATGGGCTTTGGATCAGTACTATGCCAACTACAGCTCCTTCTTCAACACAACAGATGTGCCTCCTCCAGATGTGCCCCCCGCCGACGTCATCAGAGGACCCTGCTGGGAGACTGGAGTGGGAATA GAATTTGTGAAGCTAATCGTGTCGGACATGCAGGTGAACTATTTGACCATCCTGATTGGTGACTTTGTGCGAGCTGTCCTCGTCCGCTTCCTCAACTACTGCTGGTGCTGGGACCTGGAGGCCGGATTT CCTTCATATGGAGAGTTTGACATCAGTGGAAATGTGCTTGGGCTCATCTTCAATCAAGGGATGATATG gATGGGAGCATTTTATGCTCCAGGTCTGGTGGGTCTGAACGTATTGCGTCTCCTGTGCTCAATGTACTACCAGTGCTGGGCCGTGATGTGCTGCAACGTTCCTCATGAGCGAGTTTTCAAGGCCTCGCGGTCCAACAACTTCTACATGGGCCTGTTGCTGCTGGTGCTGttcctcagcctgctgcctgtTGTCTACACTATCATGACCTTGTCCCCGTCATTTGACTGTGGGCCATTCAG TGGCCAGGAGAAGATGTATGACGTGGTCATGGAGACTATAGAACAGGATCTACCGGCCTTCATAGGGAACATTTTTACATATGCCACCAACCCTGGACTCATAATGCCTGCTGTCCTTCTCATGGT GTTGGCCATCTACTACCTTAATGCAGTGTCAAAGGGATACCAACAAGCAAACATAGACCTCAAAAGGAAGATGCAAATG GCTCGAGATGAGGAGAAGAACCGCAGGAACAACAAGGACAGCACAAATCAAGTGATGAAAGACTTGGAGGACCTGCTGCCAAACAAGTCTCTAATACCACCTCCCACTGAGGAAGAGCTGCCCCCacctg TTGAGAAAGGCAGCAAGTCTCCCAAAATAAAGCCAGGTGCAGCAGGAAAAGGGGTTAATCTGCAAAAGGATGTATCACTGGCTGCACCAAATCCCAGAGCTCCAGTGAACCGTGCCCCCGGGCCAAGAACAGGGCCTCCTGGAAACACCAGAGGACCTCAACCTGGGCCTGGGAGGGGGAGAGGTCGGGGTGGGCCAAGGCGACAATAG
- the tmc1 gene encoding transmembrane channel-like protein 1 has translation MPRDSLITSENDIDIGLEFEGDEDEVFTFEEEHERERHRGKRRDGDREKKKRRNGRRKRSSRAAEGEEELQTRPEKREKGRRKRSRSDQEAKGRERDEEEQPKIKSDKVTKTRKNIKNEKTRNMEEEKEDDKGEDGERNAKGKKKHGSAKKEQREDDEGKHTVKVKEQEVKKKKKKKKKKHKRVVETSSEQETSEQDDTEEEDNVEKEVRPESLSPEELEKLKEAVEERKKLIQGLRGKPWPMKKKLVILRESQEFVEKYEGALGKGKGRKLYAYKVMMTKKWMKFQRDFENFKTACIPWEMKIKEIESHFGSSVASYFIFLRWMYGINMILFCLTFGLVMVPEALMGRPYGSIPRKTVPRAEEGSAMDFAVLWDFGGYAQYSVLFYGYYNNQRAIGWLKFRMPLSYFLVGVGTVAYSYMVVIRTMARNANETGVGDDNSFNFSWKMFTSWDYLIGNPETADNKFASITTSFKEAILEEQESRKDDNIHLTRFLRVLANFLVLCCLAGSGYLIYFVVRRSQKFALDGLENHTWWERNEVNMVMSLLGMFCPMLFDVISALENYHPRVALQWQLGRIFALFLGNLYTFIIALMDEINLKREEEKIVKFNITTWEASLFNGTVSENSTAPSVTIQPADVPRGPCWETMVGQEFVRLIISDTMTTYITLLIGDFLRAVLVRFLNYCWCWDLEAGFPSYSEFDVSGNVLGLIFNQGMIWMGAFYAPCLPALNVLRLHVSMYLQCWAVMCCNVPQERVFKASGSNNFYMAMLLVILFLSTLPAIYTIVTIPPSFDCGPFSGKKRMFDVIQETLESDFPAWFSRVFSYASNPGLVLPFILLMVLAIYYLQSTSKSYKEANVELKKKLQTQNEENKKKNKRAALKAQMDLEEARNAASQAAEHQQNNNASLQHQEDEEEDHSNSQTLHHGMNGRNPHPPFRDQEHKLPTTRAPVPRTYHHGNYGSPGYLPGFPRQSEPRMHRVPSLQRH, from the exons ATGCCTCGAGACAGTCTGATCACCTCTGAGAATGACA TTGACATTGGACTGGAATTTGAAG gTGATGAGGATGAAGTTTTCACTTTTGAAGAGGAGCATGAGAGGGAAAGACACAGAGGCAAAAGAAGAGAtggtgacagagagaaaaagaagaggagaaatggGAGGAGAAAAAGATCATCCAGAGCAGCAGAAGGGGAAGAAGAATTACAGACTAGGCctgagaaaagagagaagggCAGGAGAAAGAGATCAAGGAGTGATCAAGAAGcaaaaggaagagagagggacgAGGAGGAGCAGCCCAAAATAAAAAGCGataaggtgacaaaaacaaggaAGAATATTAAGaatgaaaaaacaagaaatatggaggaggagaaggaagacgACAagggagaagatggagaaagaaATGCCAAGGGTAAAAAgaaacatggaagtgccaaaaaggagcagagagaggatgaTGAAGGTAAACATACAGTGAAGGTGAAAGAACAGGAagttaagaagaagaagaagaagaagaagaagaagcacaaGAGAGTAGTTGAAACAAG TTCAGAGCAGGAGACAAGTGAGCAAGATGACACTGAAGAAGAGGACAATGTGGAGAAAGAGGTGAGGCCAGAGTCTCTGTCACCGGAGGAGCTGGAGAAGCTGAAGGAGgctgtggaggagaggaagaaactgATCCAAGGTCTGAGGGGAAAACCCTGGCCAATGAAAAAGAAACTTGTGATTTTGCG GGAGTCTCAGGAGTTTGTGGAGAAATATGAGGGAGCTTTGGGGAAAGGGAAAGGCAGGAAGCTCTATGCATACAAGGTCATGATGACCAAG AAATGGATGAAGTTTCAAAGGGACTTTGAAAACTTCAAAACTGCCTGTATTCCATGGGAGATGAAAATCAAGGAGATTGAAA GTCATTTTGGCTCCTCAGTTGCCTCTTACTTCATCTTCCTGAGGTGGATGTATGGCATCAACAtgatcttgttttgtctgaccttTGGGTTGGTTATGGTGCCAGAG GCATTAATGGGGCGGCCCTATGGCAGCATCCCAAGAAAGACTGTCCCCAGGGCAGAGGAGGGCAGCGCCATGGACTTTGCTGTCTTATGGGACTTTGGA GGTTATGCTCAGTATTCAGTCCTCTTCTATGGTTACTACAACAACCAGCGTGCCATTGGCTGGCTCAAGTTCCGGATGCCTCTGTCATACTTCCTGGTTGGTGTGGGAACAGTGGCCTATAGCTATATGGTGGTCATAAGAAC AATGGCCCGTAATGCAAATGAGACGGGGGTCGGAGATGATAACAGCTTTAAtttcagctggaaaatgttCACCAGCTGGGACTATCTGATAGGAAACCCTGAAACAGCAGACAATAAGTTTGCCTCCATCACCACCAGTTTCAAG GAGGCAATCTTAGAGGAACAGGAGAGCCGAAAGGATGATAACATCCATCTGACTCGTTTTCTGCGTGTGCTGGCCAACTTCCTGGTCTTGTGCTGCTTGGCAGGAAGTGGATACCTCATCTACTTTGTAGTGCGACGCTCTCAGAAGTTTGCCCTTGATGGACTGGAGAACCACACTTGGTGGGAAAGGAATGAG GTGAACATGGTCATGTCATTACTGGGGATGTTTTGCCCCATGCTGTTTGACGTCATCAGCGCCCTGGAGAACTACCACCCTCGTGTCGCCCTGCAGTGGCAGCTGGGTCGCATCTTTGCCCTCTTCTTGGGAAATCTCTACACCTTCATCATCGCACTCATGGATGAGATCAACCTCAAA agggaagaggaaaagataGTCAAGTTTAATATAACCACGTGGGAAGCAAGTCTTTTCAACGGTACGGTATCAGAAAACAGCACAGCTCCATCCGTCACTATTCAGCCTGCTGATGTGCCCAGAGGGCCCTGCTGGGAGACCATGGTGGGCCAg GAGTTTGTCCGGCTGATCATATCTGACACTATGACAACCTACATCACGCTGCTGATCGGCGACTTCCTGAGAGCCGTGCTTGTTCGTTTCCTCAACTACTGCTGGTGTTGGGATCTCGAGGCCGGATTT CCGTCCTACTCTGAGTTTGATGTCAGTGGGAACGTACTGGGCCTGATCTTCAATCAGGGAATGATATG GATGGGTGCTTTCTATGCCCCCTGCCTGCCGGCCCTGAACGTCCTCAGACTCCATGTGTCCATGTACCTGCAGTGCTGGGCTGTGATGTGCTGTAATGTGCCGCAGGAAAGAGTCTTCAAGGCCTCTGGCTCCAACAACTTCTACATGGCCATGTTGCTGGTCATCCTCTTCCTGTCCACTCTGCCTGCCATCTACACCATCGTCACCATCCCCCCTTCCTTTGACTGTGGGCCCTTCAG TGGGAAAAAACGTATGTTTGATGTGATCCAGGAGACTCTGGAGTCGGACTTCCCTGCCTGGTTTAGTAGAGTGTTCAGCTATGCCTCTAACCCTGGGCTGGTTCTACCATTCATATTGCTTATGGT GCTGGCCATTTACTACCTGCAATCCACATCAAAAAGCTACAAAGAAGCTAATGTGGAACTGAAGAAAAAACTACAAACG CAAAATGAggagaacaagaagaagaacaaaCGAGCAGCGCTGAAGGCACAGATGGATCTAGAGGAGGCCAGAAATGCTGCATCACAGGCTGCAGAGCATCAACAGAACAACAACGCTTCACTACAACACCAAGAGG ATGAAGAAGAGGACCACAGTAATAGTCAGACACTGCATCATGGTATGAATGGACGTAACCCTCATCCTCCATTTAGAGACCAAGAGCACAAACTTCCAACCACCAGAGCCCCTGTCCCCAGGACCTATCACCACGGCAACTACGGGTCTCCTGGGTACCTCCCCGGATTCCCTAGGCAAAGTGAACCCCGGATGCACAGGGTGCCGAGTCTGCAGAGACACTGA